In Capillimicrobium parvum, a genomic segment contains:
- a CDS encoding LLM class flavin-dependent oxidoreductase, which produces MPFAGPAPLSVLDLAPVSTGSTPADALRNSLDLAQHAERLGYRRHWVAEHHNMPGIASSAPAVLIAHLASVTSTIHVGSGGVMLPNHQPLVIAEQFGMLEALHPGRIDLGIGRAPGTDQITAYALRRNLDPASEDLPTQLRELRAFFAGSIPRIRATPGEGYEPELWLLGSSDFSARLAGELGLPFSFAHHFMPQNTLAALDVYRRSFQPSPALEAPHAMIGVQAICADTDEQARWIATPGGLSFLRLRSGRPGTFPSPEEAAAQNHTPAEQAFIDRWLAGHVIGSPQTVRDGLLELQARTGADEMMLTTMVHDHADRIRSYELVAGVLAAAPASQAA; this is translated from the coding sequence ATGCCTTTCGCCGGACCCGCGCCGCTCTCCGTCCTCGACCTCGCGCCCGTCTCGACCGGCTCCACGCCGGCCGACGCGCTGCGCAACTCGCTCGACCTCGCCCAGCACGCCGAGCGCCTCGGCTACCGCCGCCACTGGGTCGCCGAGCACCACAACATGCCCGGCATCGCCAGCTCGGCGCCCGCCGTGCTCATCGCGCACCTGGCGAGCGTCACGTCGACCATCCACGTCGGCTCGGGCGGCGTGATGCTGCCCAACCACCAGCCGCTCGTCATCGCCGAGCAGTTCGGCATGCTCGAGGCGCTGCACCCGGGCCGCATCGACCTCGGCATCGGGCGGGCGCCCGGGACCGATCAGATCACCGCGTACGCGCTGCGGCGCAACCTCGACCCGGCGTCCGAGGACCTGCCGACCCAGCTGCGCGAGCTGCGCGCGTTCTTCGCCGGCAGCATCCCGCGCATCCGCGCGACGCCCGGCGAGGGCTACGAGCCCGAGCTGTGGCTGCTGGGCTCCAGCGACTTCAGCGCCCGCCTGGCCGGCGAGCTCGGCCTGCCGTTCTCGTTCGCGCACCACTTCATGCCGCAGAACACGCTCGCCGCGCTCGACGTCTACCGCCGCAGCTTCCAGCCGTCGCCGGCGCTCGAGGCGCCCCACGCGATGATCGGCGTGCAGGCGATCTGCGCCGACACCGACGAGCAGGCGCGCTGGATCGCGACGCCGGGCGGACTGTCGTTCCTGCGCCTGCGCAGCGGCCGCCCGGGGACGTTCCCGTCCCCCGAGGAGGCCGCCGCCCAGAACCACACGCCGGCCGAGCAGGCGTTCATCGACCGATGGCTGGCCGGCCACGTCATCGGCTCGCCGCAGACCGTCCGCGACGGGCTGCTCGAGCTGCAGGCGCGCACGGGCGCCGACGAGATGATGCTCACGACGATGGTCCACGACCACGCCGATCGCATCCGCTCGTACGAGCTCGTGGCCGGCGTGCTCGCCGCCGCGCCCGCGTCGCAGGCCGCCTGA
- a CDS encoding L,D-transpeptidase: MGFAKLLSMGAAVLSAGLVSCPSPAVAATDAPPEQVQAQARGLTYHRLSDERERTASAIVLRRTVVRAEPSAAGPRAGVVGASTYLGSAESVLVLGRAAFRRTVTGAPEVAAPPGTPGTAGPTRTPSITAWSYVRFPGDGSPTGWVPTARLGPLTYTDTSLVIDLRRRQAILARAGRVVLRAPVAVGRARTPTPVGRTYVREILVPQLTTGAYGVLALGLAAYSETGTDWPGGGQVGIHGTNEPGLIGGRVTHGCVRLTNRDIARLGRFVTVGTPVEIR; encoded by the coding sequence TTGGGCTTCGCCAAGCTGCTCTCCATGGGAGCGGCGGTGCTATCCGCCGGGCTCGTGTCCTGCCCGAGCCCGGCGGTCGCCGCCACCGACGCACCGCCCGAGCAGGTACAGGCGCAGGCACGGGGGTTGACGTACCACCGGCTCTCCGATGAGCGCGAGCGCACCGCGTCGGCGATCGTGCTGCGCCGCACGGTCGTGCGCGCCGAGCCGTCCGCGGCCGGGCCGCGCGCCGGCGTCGTCGGCGCGTCGACGTACCTCGGCAGCGCCGAGAGCGTGCTCGTGCTGGGCCGGGCGGCGTTTCGCCGGACCGTGACCGGCGCGCCGGAGGTGGCGGCGCCGCCGGGGACGCCGGGCACCGCCGGCCCCACCCGCACGCCGAGCATCACGGCTTGGTCGTATGTCCGCTTCCCCGGCGACGGGAGCCCGACGGGCTGGGTCCCGACCGCCCGGCTCGGGCCGCTGACCTATACCGACACGAGCCTCGTCATCGACCTTCGCCGCCGACAGGCGATCCTCGCGCGGGCCGGCCGCGTCGTCCTGCGCGCGCCGGTGGCGGTCGGCCGGGCGCGCACGCCGACGCCGGTGGGGCGCACCTACGTGCGCGAGATCCTCGTCCCGCAGCTCACCACCGGCGCCTACGGGGTGCTCGCCCTCGGGCTGGCTGCCTACTCGGAGACCGGCACCGACTGGCCCGGCGGCGGCCAGGTCGGCATCCATGGCACGAACGAGCCCGGCCTCATCGGAGGCCGCGTGACGCACGGCTGCGTGCGGCTGACGAACCGCGACATCGCGCGCCTCGGCCGCTTCGTCACGGTCGGCACGCCGGTGGAGATCCGGTGA
- a CDS encoding L,D-transpeptidase family protein, whose product MLGRQPHLHRLTAPLTAVALATAAGGPVGVAAASSSVSPRVEAQSLGMTYTRVSDERAHTGSAVVLRRMAVRAEPTDDSRRVGTVRASTYLGSADSVLVLGRTRGVDKDWSYVRYPGLGNRTGWVHSDWLGPTSIVHERLVIDRRRMQATLYRGRRVLVRARIGVGASGSPTPAGHGYVRERLVPSRKNSIYGDLAFGLSVYSRYRTDWPGGGQVGVHGTNEPELIPGHISNGCIRLRNADIRRLGRRLSIGTPVEIR is encoded by the coding sequence GTGCTCGGCCGTCAGCCCCACCTTCACCGGCTGACGGCTCCGCTGACGGCGGTCGCTCTGGCGACCGCCGCCGGCGGGCCGGTCGGCGTCGCGGCGGCATCGTCCTCGGTGTCGCCGCGCGTCGAGGCGCAGAGCCTCGGCATGACCTACACGCGCGTGTCGGACGAGCGCGCGCACACGGGGTCGGCCGTCGTGCTGCGCCGGATGGCCGTGCGGGCGGAGCCGACCGACGACTCCAGGCGCGTGGGGACCGTGCGGGCGTCGACGTACCTCGGCAGCGCCGACAGCGTCCTCGTGCTGGGCCGGACGCGGGGCGTGGACAAGGACTGGTCGTACGTGCGCTATCCGGGGCTGGGCAACCGGACCGGCTGGGTGCACAGCGACTGGCTCGGGCCGACGTCGATCGTGCACGAGCGGCTGGTCATCGACCGGCGGCGGATGCAGGCGACGCTGTACCGGGGCAGGCGGGTGCTCGTGCGGGCGCGGATCGGGGTCGGGGCGTCCGGGTCGCCGACGCCGGCCGGGCATGGCTACGTGCGCGAGCGGCTCGTGCCGAGCAGGAAGAACTCGATCTACGGCGACCTGGCGTTCGGCCTGAGCGTGTACTCGCGCTATCGGACGGACTGGCCGGGCGGCGGGCAGGTCGGGGTGCACGGGACCAACGAGCCCGAGCTGATCCCGGGGCACATCTCCAACGGCTGCATCCGGTTGCGCAACGCCGACATCCGCCGGCTGGGGCGGCGGCTGAGCATCGGCACGCCGGTGGAGATCCGCTGA
- the asnB gene encoding asparagine synthase (glutamine-hydrolyzing), producing MCGIGGIVGSPAPEPGVLERMAEAMARRGPDGQGTWAAGGCGLAFRRLAIIDLADRAMQPMSLGPLRLVFNGEVYDYRERRAELEALGHAFVTESDTEVLLHAWMEWGEGALDRINAMFAFGVYDERDRSLTLAADPFGEKPLLYVHDDDRLVFASDVQALQEAVPGCGAPDRAAMAAFVSHGTMPPVDRTFFARIRRLPGGHVLRWRDGDLSIRRYWAPQPVPVPDAYPDAVAELRELLLDSIRLRLRSDVPVGTSLSGGVDSSAIVTLSAFLAGDHRRHAFTARFPGYERDEWRYAEAVARAAGVVEHHAAEPTLETLAGDLRAFVGAQQEPVLKLNQYAQWAVFAAAREAGVTVLLDGQGADELLAGYILTRGFALRSLGPRAMARAYARDPATRLPLRLALARDLMPQAVATRMRARHASPYATAAAAARGAAAAPEEPDWPRTRDPLRDQLLREAFFISLPHLLRYGDRNSMAHSREVRLPFLDRRVAELALSLPPGFLLDDGVTKRVLRDAVRDLVPAEVLARRDKVGFEPPQAQWLGSETGLAWAAEVLLDPAARESGIVDAGAVEADLRAGAWRDPDALWRAMNVELWRDAFDPARRNSAVGAAS from the coding sequence ATGTGCGGCATCGGCGGCATCGTCGGCTCGCCCGCGCCGGAGCCCGGCGTGCTCGAGCGCATGGCCGAGGCGATGGCCCGCCGCGGCCCCGACGGGCAGGGCACCTGGGCGGCCGGCGGCTGCGGCCTGGCCTTCCGCCGGCTGGCGATCATCGACCTCGCCGACCGGGCGATGCAGCCGATGAGCCTCGGCCCGCTGCGGCTCGTCTTCAACGGCGAGGTCTACGACTACCGCGAGCGCCGGGCCGAGCTCGAGGCGCTCGGCCACGCCTTCGTCACCGAGTCCGACACCGAGGTCCTGCTGCACGCGTGGATGGAGTGGGGCGAGGGCGCCCTGGACCGCATCAACGCGATGTTCGCGTTCGGCGTGTACGACGAGCGCGACCGCTCCCTGACGCTGGCCGCCGACCCGTTCGGCGAGAAGCCGCTGCTGTACGTGCACGACGACGACCGCCTCGTCTTCGCCTCCGACGTGCAGGCGCTGCAGGAGGCCGTGCCCGGCTGCGGCGCGCCCGATCGCGCCGCGATGGCCGCGTTCGTCTCGCACGGCACGATGCCGCCGGTCGACCGCACCTTCTTCGCGCGCATCCGCCGGCTGCCCGGCGGCCACGTGCTGCGCTGGCGCGACGGCGACCTGTCGATCCGCCGCTACTGGGCCCCGCAGCCGGTCCCGGTGCCGGATGCCTATCCGGACGCGGTGGCCGAGCTGCGCGAGCTGCTGCTCGACTCGATCCGGCTGCGTCTGCGCTCCGACGTGCCGGTCGGCACGTCGCTGAGCGGCGGGGTCGACTCGAGCGCGATCGTCACGCTCTCCGCGTTCCTGGCCGGCGACCACCGCCGCCACGCCTTCACCGCCCGCTTCCCCGGCTACGAGCGCGACGAGTGGCGCTACGCCGAGGCCGTCGCGCGGGCGGCCGGCGTCGTCGAGCACCACGCGGCCGAGCCGACGCTCGAGACGCTCGCGGGCGACCTGCGGGCGTTCGTCGGCGCCCAGCAGGAGCCGGTGCTCAAGCTCAACCAGTACGCGCAGTGGGCGGTGTTCGCGGCGGCGCGCGAGGCCGGCGTGACCGTCCTGCTCGACGGCCAGGGCGCCGACGAGCTGCTGGCCGGCTACATCCTGACGCGGGGCTTCGCGCTGCGGTCGCTGGGACCGCGCGCGATGGCGCGCGCCTACGCCCGCGACCCGGCGACGCGGCTGCCGCTGCGCCTCGCGCTCGCCCGGGACCTCATGCCGCAGGCCGTCGCGACCCGGATGCGCGCCCGGCACGCCTCGCCCTACGCGACCGCGGCGGCCGCCGCCCGCGGGGCCGCCGCGGCGCCCGAGGAGCCGGACTGGCCGCGCACGCGCGACCCGCTGCGCGACCAGCTCCTGCGCGAGGCGTTCTTCATCAGCCTCCCCCACCTGCTGCGCTACGGCGACCGCAACTCGATGGCCCACAGCCGCGAGGTCCGCCTGCCGTTCCTCGACCGGCGCGTCGCCGAGCTCGCGCTGTCGCTGCCGCCCGGCTTCCTGCTCGACGACGGCGTCACGAAGCGGGTGCTGCGCGACGCGGTGCGCGACCTCGTGCCGGCCGAGGTGCTCGCCCGGCGCGACAAGGTGGGCTTCGAGCCGCCGCAGGCGCAGTGGCTGGGCTCCGAGACGGGCCTCGCCTGGGCCGCCGAGGTGCTGCTGGACCCGGCCGCACGCGAGAGCGGGATCGTCGACGCCGGGGCGGTCGAGGCGGACCTGCGGGCGGGGGCCTGGCGGGACCCCGACGCGCTGTGGCGGGCGATGAACGTCGAGCTCTGGCGCGACGCGTTCGACCCGGCGCGGCGCAACTCGGCCGTCGGGGCCGCGTCCTAG